ATCATACATGAATGGACCACATGAGTTTCGTAGAGCCAAGTGAAAGAATAACGCACTCCCCAGCGGAAAATATGAAACAAGAAGCAAATTATAATGTATCAAATCACAAATGATAGtgccaaatttaaaatttcaggacaaattaaaatatattgcGAAAGAATGCTAAACAGGACTCAATGTTCTTCTTTTTCACGATTAATATCCTCTGAGGAGAAGAACATTTTTTTCCCGGTGACGGTGCTTTCGAAAACATTCCCAAAATGCATCGTAGCTTTATACAGAAACTTTTCAAAACATTGAAGAACATCGTAATTCGCACCGTGCCGTGTTTCCAAGTAAAGTAAATGATCAACTGCCTATATTTGTAAATAGTTATCACTGGCGTATATCTTACTACTACATTGTGTAGCTACTCTGAAAGTAATATACTTCTCCCATCTTTCTCCCTGTTAGATTTATGATAAGGAGCACTCTAGCTAGCTGGTTGAGCTAGCTAGAACTAGATAGCGTGTACTCTCCTTCAAAATTTCTTTCACGTCATTAATGCATAGTTAATGATTGATGTTATATGGTTGGCTAGATTTCCTACTTTGATGGGAAGCATTGTGTGGGGGGCCGTCGACAAACAGTACACGCTATCtagtttgtggcgccgtagattagtggttatagctctcgtactctgtgcaggagaccggggttcgattcctcttgacggcgattcaacatgggcgagtgaatgttaccatagccccgggttaacccaagcaatgtgagggaaattgggaagatggcacactgtgtgggccgttggatgttgctgggagttgtctagtagagcgcgggctctaattgggtctgcgtagctcaaaatgagcattaaatactctaggactctccatctacgccatggcccctcctggaaataatagacagggtatatccctcgatatttgtgaggctagccatgtaaaatatgcacatctatctatctatcagtTTTCGTCTCCGTTATAGAATTTCCCTCCCTCCGCGCTTTACGGAACAATTTTTGTGGAGACTTATACGAACACGagatacattttttaacaaccaaTTCTAGATTATGgtggatttttactgtggaaacattttctaatttgttgaatttttttcattttccctaaaaaaacaaaaaaggtgaGAAAGTGAAATTCGtctccatttttatatttttaacggaTGATGCATTACCCCCTCCCCCCCTAACGGCCAATTTGCCGTTAACAGAGACGAAAAATGTTTGTCGACGGCCCCTAAGCAAAGAAAGCCTTGGGATGAAGTGTAAATGTATTTTTGAGTATTTTTGGCTGATTTGGATAAGAGTGATTGAACTttgattatttaatttttttgcaatattttgaaCCTACCTAATGGACTCTTGTAACTAATTTTACTACGATATAAGAAGCTGCCGACTtgcagaaagttatttttttatttataggcTTGATCAGAGGAACTGAATTCTAGTTTCCTTGAAGAAATCTTAGTAACTAGGCTAGCCCTTAGCCATTGTTAAATTAACACCAGCAACAAagtttctgtttttttcatggaagaaatataaaaacgaaAGTCACATGTGTGACTAACTTCTGCATgatttttgtttaagaaataaaataaataaattaaacttcGTGAAAAACGCATTAGATTTTATTTTACTACCCACTTAGGTACtttgaaatacttttttatgCTAATCGCTAGCGCGACTAAGTTTATATAAAGTATAACATAATTCTTTAAACCACAAACTAAAAATTAGGTTTTTATTCTGATGTCATGTGAACAGGAAGTAGGTTTATGGTCTTTTAAATCCTGGAGATTCATCAATGGTAGATGTGATTCATTAATGGTAAATGTGATTCATGTAATGGAAAATCCAGactaattgtattttttttaacaatgaattaattttttgaattataaacaaaaaacatttagaaaaaaatataatttaatcaACATCTTGTATGTTGGTTATTGATCATGACATGGAAGCCTAAACGAAAAAACTAAACGTTTCAAAATCTGTAAATAAAAGAGCAGTTTTATTCGCTATCTGCTTTGAAGCACCGTTAAATAAGCACCAGTAAGAAAGTTCCTTATTTTTtcatgaaatataaaatttaaaagccaCATGTGCATCTAACATCtgttaaattgttaaaaaaaataaattaaactatCTGCACAActttttagaatttattttacTACTCACTTGGGAATTTTTGTTGGTTTGAAAACAATACATTTTTTACTCTaatacagtactggaaaaacTGTTAAAATGCGATcataaaaagcttttctattgccgcattttgttcttaaactgtTAAAATGTGATcataaaaagcttttctatcgccgttcttagttcttaaatttttaaaatgtgatctaaaaagaaAGATTAACACTAGCTGTATACCCTAGATTGTTATGCatgagttaaaaaaatataacacaaacGAAGTATAATTACATTTAAACATCCGCGATCATTGTTGAATacactcttatttttaaaatacttctgTTATAAGAAAGTGTTAATGGCCTCGATAGCTTTGAGAATGATATCGAGGCAGATGCATCGCCAAGCCCTCTCGAtacaatttgaaagtaaaaaaacttCTATCGTGGATCGAGAATACCGTCGCGATACGCGAAGCGCGAtgttaaacaacatttttccagtactgtagtataatataattttaaaactaacatttttttctttttcttttttttatttattctttagaACTTAAAGTTTgagcaaagttttttttgtgacGTGATGTGAACTTTGTAGGTTTGTGAGCTTATGCTTACTTATGttacttatgttaacttttAAAGTTGTAGCTTCACGCCTGTCGTGGACGACCAATGTCAGTCACAGtcacttcttcctcttcttctactCCATCTCTAAAGAGAGGAGGATGAGGATTAGATTGAACTACAGTGACTATACTGTTTTCTTAGGCTTCTTTTGTCCCGGTGATCGGAGGTTCATCTGGGAGAGTTTTGAGAAACTTGTCGAGGgctgttttaaactttaaaactggACATGAAGTGATGCTTCTGAGAGACTTGGGCAGGGTGTTGAAGGTTCTTGGAGCTTGATAATGGAAGCTGTTGTGTAGTTTAGCGAAGCTTGTGGAATTGTTCAGCACCGATGGTAGTTGAAAAAGACGGCCTTTTCTTTGTGTTGCATGGGTTTGCATGGGTGGGTGAAGGTTTGGGACAATGCCTTCAGCTATTTTCCAACTGTATATGGCGTGATAGCGTTCATGTTGTCGTTGTAACGAGTACAATTTGAGCCGTTTAAGTGTGTTGTTGTAAGTCATTCTGCGTACACAGTTGATCTTTTTCAGGTAGCTCCATTGCAGAGCTTCTAGTACCTGGAGTCTAGGGGTGACAAGGGATTTCTATAGTGGTAGAATCCAGCTTGTATATAAgttgttttgtattttctaCGATTTTATTTATATGCGATTTGAAGGTAGCATCATCTGTCATTAGTATCCCAAGATCTTCGCTTTGTGTTTTTGGTTGGATTTGTGTTGATGCTGTTGTTTTGTACTTTGACTTTGACTTCAGATCTAGGTCTTTCCTTACTGCAGGAGTTCAAACTTTGTATTGTTGAACATCATGTTGTTTTGTTTAGTCCATTTATAGACTGAGTTTAGGTCTGCTTGCATTTTTTCAATGTCACTTTCAGAGCTAACCTTCATTGTAAGTCTTGTATCATTTGCAAAGCTTGAGAGTGATGCGTCCTTTACAGAAAGGTCAATATCCTCCATAAGAATTAGGAAGATGAGCGGTCCAAGCACACTTCCTTGTGGTACGCAAGAGATGGCTTTTGTGGTGCGTGAGTGGTGATTGTTTACACCGTTTACGCATTCCTAGAGATTCGTCAAAAAACATTAATATGGTAGATGTGACACACATGTTAAAATATGTTTTGGATTAATGGATATGTTCAGACTAGTTTTATTTGttaacaataaattaaattacatTTGGAACTACTAGCTAGAAACATTTATAAGAAATATACCTGATTTATAGaactaatttttagtttttatggCGTGCAATAAATGCACGTCTGAGGTATTTTATGGATgcttttgttaaataaaattatGGCAAATTATAACGTTTATGTGCGTGTGCGATTGCATGCTATTCCTGGTGATGCCTGGTTTCATAAGTCTGCAAATAAGCGTGACTTTCAACTACTGGTGTGTAATGTACcaaaatttttgtattaaattttcTAACAACTGGTTAATTTTATACATGTAATTTCATGCAATGTACCATTTAGATTAaatctgtttaaaaaatactattGAAATGAATTGATACAAAGTGATATGAGGTGACAGAACAGAAAATGGAAACATTGGAGGAAATCGATTTAGCTAACCTTAGAGTAAGTTTTCTTTtatatgtttctttttttactgattCTTTTCACCTCTTCAATAACCTTATTATACCTGGGCATGCGGTGCCACCAGCCTGATAGACTAGGCATAACATTGGTCCAGTATGTTACTGAGTGCtgaaattttgttactttttttaacttttattggaGATtgagataaaagtttttttgggaAAACACTCTGCAGGGGGTATTTCAAGGATAGGAATAAATTTTGTTGACTTTTGAAAAGAGCTAACATTATTTTAAGAATGTTGTAATATGTTGTGtttgttatataaaaatatattatgcaGGTTTCTCACCAGGTGGTTACGAAGAGATTGCTAAAAGGATTTGCAGAAATGACGTCTTTTCTGAATCCCAATTACATCATTATATTCATTTCTTTACTTCAAATCTTAAAGTGCAATATTCTTAGCAAGTTGACACAACCTTCGATATTTGgatttgttatttttctctgAACAAACCCACTACGAGTGATTGTCCAATCGGcatattatttctttaataacaaCCCAAAGTATGTAGGCATTTTAATAGGAAAGGCCAAATTGAGTAAGTTTGAGTAAGTTTAGAaccttttataaaattatatagcCTGTTCTAAAGGtgttaaagttgttaaaaatgttcaAATGTGTTTTTCTCTGGCTTGATTTTGCAGAGGAGTTGATGGATATATCAGGTTTGTTTAACAAAAGTAAGAAAGCTGTAAGAAAAAGAATTACAGGATTGTTTTTCTGACACCTGGGGATAAAATATTGctatcacatttttttattatttgtttattcTGAAGTTGTTGTCCCTAGAACTCAAAAGAATGTTTTAGGACATAAATTTGATTACTTCGGTTCccagtatttttgttttttttagcattttttcttcattgtgtcaaaacaaaaaaatacaagaaatatatatacaatataacaAACTACATTTATATACTTGACTTTTTAAGTGGTGCTTTTCTACttttatgaaaataaacaattttgtaGGGAATTTCATGGTGATTATAACTTTAATACTAAAAGCTCTACAGTATACATACTTTAATCAGAGAAATTTTAGCGAAACTTAATTTAGTGTTTTAGCGCGTTTTTGCCATTTTCGCTAAATTAATCTCGCGAAAACATGTCGACAAATTGCTTAAATTAATCCACGCTACATTTTCAAAAACGTGATTCGCTAAAGTAAATCCAGTttgtttttttggattttttttacgatttttgCAAAAACTAATAGGGGAGCGTGTTAAGGCAAATATATAgtttaaattttcaatttttttttcttttctaagaaATATGTGTTTTTACAGTCAGTCTATGTAagctattgttaaaaacgaaaaatattaCACAATTCAGTCTAAAACTATTACATTTTCTTCccgttttttcttcttttcgggTTTGTTTGAATCCCCgatcaagaaaaaaaatgtcctTGTGTCCATtgatttcgttgtttttttgtctttactGGTTTGCTGTTCACCATGGCGCTTTTGCGATTTGAAATCTCTGCTGATTCCAGTACCACATTGTCACCAAGTATTGAACCAAGAATCACCGGAGGGTTCGGTTCAGTGTACAAGGTATTGATCAGATCCAATAACGATCTAGGAGCTGACCACACTTTTTTGTTTTCGCCATCGTCATCTTGAATCGCTTGAGATTTCCAAACCGCCTTGAACTAATGGTGACCTTTGGTTGTTCGGTAGTTTTCAGAAGTTAAGACTGCCGTCATTCTTGCACCTCTGTCCAACAAGAATTTTGTAACTCTCGATATAACAAAAGATAAAAATCTTGAACAACGTCTCGCAacactttcaaattttttaaacactatTGTTTAAAGTATGACGTCAttcaaaatgttatttttgattGATATGAGCACAAAGAAATGTTTCACAGAATGACCTCACTCTAAAGGAAACCATATAATTTAAAAGTTGTCGGCTTTCAGGAAAAAGTTTGtgcattaaatatttttcttaaaatatagCACTTGCTAAAATTAATCCatgcaaaattttcaaaaatagctATTCGCTAAAATTAATCCACGCGAAATTTACTGAAATGGCTATTcgctaaaaaaaatccaaaaaatattAAGATTTTTCAGACTCGCTAATATGCGCTAAAATTAATCTCGCTAAACTTTCTCCGATTAAAGTACAAAGTATAAATGCAAGCCAAGTTAAACCATCAAACATCAAGGATCTTATTGGTTCTATGACATCAATATAATTAGACTTTAACAGAATAATAATCTATTAAATGCATTAAAAGCATTGTACAAGTAAAAACttgatatttatattttttattatattttggaAAATTAGGAACCTGCTGCTTACTTTGACCTGATTGAAGTTGTTGGAAATGGGACGTACGGTCAAGTGTATAAAGGTCGTCACAGAAGGACAGGGCAACTGGCAGCCATTAAAATAATGAGCGTGactgaagatgaagaagaagaaattaagttggaaatcaatgttctgaGAAATCACTCCACACATAAGAACATTGCAAAATACTATGGTGCATTTATTAAGAAAGGAGCACCAAATGCACAAGAAGATCAGCTATGGGTAAGTATTTTctcatcatttttttctgtcttaATCCTATCTTTTTGTGTCTGATTAGTCAAATCATAGATAAATAAAAGGACATAAAAAGTCTCATTGTTCAGAAGGGAAGAGGGTTGTTCCGAGTTGCCTAAAATAGCCACCCAATAATTATGACATTTCATTTTATTATCGTTTGATCAATTCTTTTCATATGCATTTCATTGTAACAGGATTTTGCTTGAAGCAAGTTCTTTAAGGTGTTCTGGACCATTTTAAGACCTAAAATTtcttatgtaaaaaataaaaatgtaaaagttaTAGCTATTGAATAATACAGATACATAATCCTAAATGCAacttgtgattttttttgtttttgtttcttgttgtttttgttgtttttgttgtttttgttgtttttgttgtttttagtgtTTTCTTATTATTCGTTTTCGATTTTATTATTTACGAATATGTTGTAAAAATTAATAACAATCTCCcaattaattataatttttttacattggcATGAAGCAACCATCACTACTCACAGTTAATTCACTCTCTaaattataaatacaaaatCTTCTTTGCTTTCTAGTTGGTCATGGAATTTTGTGGTGCCGGCTCTGTAACAGATCTTGTCAAAGGTATAATTTCTTAATTGTGTTTTGTCCATGTAGAGCAGTGATAatgcaatgaattttttttgacagTATTTTGATAAAGCGTTcattttatatgtaaatttaaaatgaaaatttaatacGAACTTGCAGATACAAATACAGTTCCACTGATAGTTTGTTCGTGCTTGCAGGAGTTGTTATGACAATGTAATTTTTGCCATAGCAACAAAAGCCAGATCACTGAAAGAAGACTGGATTGGTTATATCTGTAGAGAAGTTTTAAATGTaatgctttctttttttatacttCTGCTTTGTAATTCCTCTTCTTATGATTTAGGCATtatcttgttgtttttattttacaaaatgttcttattttctttttgcTACTGTCTCTCTTCATATGCATTTGTGGTAAGGCTGTACAGTGAATTAACCAGTTGTCAATGCCACCATAAATTTTGTCTTGTCTCTGTATCATAAGACGTTACAATCTTCATGGGTATCATACACTTTTAGTGAGAATTTTCCTACGCATAGTGTAAGAATACACTTCTGTGTTTCAATCATTTTTTAATCTATGATATCTAAAGTTGAGTAACAAGGCaaataatgtttgtttttataggGGGTGAATCATTTGCATAACAAGCATGTTATTCACAGAGATATCAAAGGACAAAATATATTACTGACTGAAAATGCAGAAGTTAAATTAGGTTAGTTGTTCAAAATCTAAATCAAAAGCCGTATAAATTTTGTTGTGTTCCATAGCAAATGTAGCGAAGTCAATATTGAgtatataaacacattttttcaaagaaaatcaTACTTTTTAGATTAATTGTTTACTGTTGTGTTTTTCTAAAATGCcttgtaaaatttgaaattatgTTTGAACTCGTCCTTTTCTAACAAAATGTATACATACTTTATTTTCTGTATGGGAAAGAAAAGAGGAATACAATGTTATATGCACAAAAGATATAATCcctatttttgaaatatttctcAGGAGTTATGGTGGCACAACTTTAGGGCAGTTTTAGTATTCTGCATATTTTTGTGACCTGTCAACAAAAACTAAATATGATACTTTTTGATGTATTTATACCTGGACAATCAGTAgaattaaggcattatataacACCTAGATGAAAACATCACCTATGctatgttttttttcagttgatTTTGGTGTTAGCGCGCAACTTGATCGAACAGTGGGAAGAAGGAATACGTTTATTGGTACTCCGTATTGGTAAGAAAGTGTTTCATGTTGGAGCAAATCAAACTTCTACATTTGCTGCAtgcaatatttgattttttacctCAAATTTTAGGATGGCCCCAGAAGTGATAGTCTGTGATGAACAGCCAGATGCTACCTACGATAATAGAGTATTAATTttattctaattatttttttttcttcgaatTATGATTAAGCCTCTACGTAGCTCCTAATAAGACTTTTGAAAAGGGCTGCATCTTAAATTGCAAAGTATTCCTTCGCCGTTTCAGGATTTGGAAACATTAGCACTCACAATTTAATTAGTGCCGGGATTAATTACATGTTGCTGACAGcagtaatgtgaaaaaaaaattattttttttcatataatttATATGATTTCATATTAATATTATTTCATATAATTTAGTTGTGGTCTATCTactttgttctaccttttgttTGTCTCCGCTAATAACTATTTCCAACTTTAGTGTGACATGTGGTCAGTTGGAATAACAGCAATTGAAATGGCTGAAGCTCAACCAcgtaattcttattttttggcTGATAAACCCACATATCTTTCAGTCTGATGTAAATTTCACACCatctatcttttttttaatagcACTGTGCGACATGCACCCAATGAGAGCACTTTTTCTCATTCCGCGAAGTGAACCACCTAAATTAAAGTCTAGAAAATCATGGTAAGTGTATAATACAAACcctttgttgttttctttctttttttttgtcatttctcAAGTGTTCTTATGAAACAgttaatctttattttttaaatatgtcaTAGGTCAAAAAAATTCAGAGATTTTGTTACGGTATGTTTGATCAAGGATTATCTTCAAAGACCAACTGCAGAGCAGTTACTTCAGGTTAGATTTATGTTGTGATAAATTGTTTATtgagaatttaatttttaaagtgtagtatatatttttgtctttTATCCTTTAGCATGATTTCATACGTGGTTCTCGTGGGGCTGCAGATCGTAAAATCCGCATTGAAATCAAAGATTTTATCGACCGAGCTCGTCGTAGAAGAGGATTGAGTGAAAATGATGAAGATTACAATGAAGGAGACGAGTACGACTTACAAAAAATCCTCACTGAGGAAACTGAGGGTGATACGCTTATCGATGAAGCCCCTGGTGCAACACTTCGAAGAAATTTGACTATTATGCAGGGTGCGGAACCATCGCCTGTTggtaagattattttttttgttctatttttcTAATGAACTTTCCCCGCATTATAGTTGCTTTTTTCTTCTGTTCTTGTTTAGACAAAGATTTTCCACAAAATGTTTTCGATGTTGACGAAGGACAAAGCACTATCAGACGTTCATATGTAAGAATTTCATAAACATTGCTGTGTAGTTTATTTTATACCTCGAATAATTAATGTAACTTTTAATGTTGTATTCAAAACTTCTGGTACAAAAAGTGTCAGTAAACCCCCTGTTGATATTGTGATTTCTGCTCCTTTGATTGTTTTATTATGCAATATAAGGGGCGTTACTTACAGTAGCTTTAAAAGACTGATGAAAAAGTCTATAGCAAGGTCGTAATGCATAAATCAGGGCATATGTTGTTCGATATTTAGGGTGAAGATACTCCACCACACCGCACACCATCTCCTTCAATTAGCCAAACTGGAAGTGATTTAGTTCCTGATGTTGCTTCCATAAAGAGTGGCAACAAATCAGAAAGTGAAAGTGAAGGAGAGTATGAAGAAGCGACACTCCAACGTGGAGGTGGAAGGTAGATGGAAACTAATACGGGTTTCGTGTTGTAATCTGTGCCATCTTTGTTgtactaatattttttaaattagaattCTTGGATTGGATGGCCATTCGAATTTGCTAATCTGTTAGATAAGCTCTTCTGTTTCcgaaaagaaatatttgtttGTCCATAAGTGTCCTGAATTTTCCGTGTGTTACATGATTTAGAATGTGTTTTGTATGTGTAAAAGTCTTGTGTGTAGCCCagtcagaaaaaacagataTAATAGGGTAAGTGTGATTCATATTCATAAAATTTGTGTTTTAGTCAACCATACGAACACTTTGAGACACTCAACAGACTGGTTATGGATTTG
Above is a window of Hydractinia symbiolongicarpus strain clone_291-10 chromosome 3, HSymV2.1, whole genome shotgun sequence DNA encoding:
- the LOC130636498 gene encoding misshapen-like kinase 1, whose protein sequence is METLEEIDLANLREPAAYFDLIEVVGNGTYGQVYKGRHRRTGQLAAIKIMSVTEDEEEEIKLEINVLRNHSTHKNIAKYYGAFIKKGAPNAQEDQLWLVMEFCGAGSVTDLVKATKARSLKEDWIGYICREVLNGVNHLHNKHVIHRDIKGQNILLTENAEVKLVDFGVSAQLDRTVGRRNTFIGTPYWMAPEVIVCDEQPDATYDNRCDMWSVGITAIEMAEAQPPLCDMHPMRALFLIPRSEPPKLKSRKSWSKKFRDFVTVCLIKDYLQRPTAEQLLQHDFIRGSRGAADRKIRIEIKDFIDRARRRRGLSENDEDYNEGDEYDLQKILTEETEGDTLIDEAPGATLRRNLTIMQGAEPSPVDKDFPQNVFDVDEGQSTIRRSYGEDTPPHRTPSPSISQTGSDLVPDVASIKSGNKSESESEGEYEEATLQRGGGSQPYEHFETLNRLVMDLETHSLGQGSMKRLIDERSETSQTSLELITTGPLPDVLPPQEPYKKPSSKTSVEDTRPPASSIAEPPKATGRRAVASECNVNVTPERTLQHREDNDLPEIRKYRHKFRSEILCGALWGVNLLVGTENGLYLLDRSGNGKVFPLITRRRFKQIDVLETLNVLVTVSGKYDKLRIYYLSWLKTKIVKGEEAEKLKNRDYTTVGDFDGCTHYKLVNFHRIKFLAIAVGNAIEVYAWAPKPYHKFMAFKSFRNLFQKPLMVNMAIQTDSSKLRVIYASESGFYGVDLDSATVYDIYVPRNGDFINAHAIVPLPSSNGRVILLCYDDEGAYFSTSGRQVKDATIRWGEPPYSVAHVGSGQIMGWGEKAIEVRSLETGLLDGVFTHKRAQQFRFLCERNEKVFFASTGAAGGQIYHMTLSSTFKNFK